The following proteins come from a genomic window of Streptococcus oralis:
- a CDS encoding NUDIX hydrolase: MPQLATICYIDNGKELLMLHRNKKLNDVHEGKWIGVGGKLERGETPQECAAREIFEETGLKAKPVLKGIITFPEFTPDLDWYTYVFKVTEFEGDLIDCNEGTLEWVPYDEVLSKPTWEGDHTFVEWLLEDKPFFSAKFVYDGDKLLDTRVDFYE; the protein is encoded by the coding sequence ATGCCTCAGTTAGCGACGATTTGCTACATTGATAACGGAAAAGAACTGCTCATGCTGCATCGTAATAAGAAGCTGAATGATGTCCATGAAGGCAAATGGATTGGTGTGGGTGGTAAGTTAGAGCGAGGGGAGACACCTCAGGAATGCGCAGCGCGTGAAATCTTCGAGGAAACGGGTTTGAAAGCTAAGCCAGTTCTAAAAGGCATTATCACTTTTCCAGAATTCACACCAGATTTAGACTGGTACACCTATGTTTTTAAGGTGACAGAGTTTGAAGGTGATTTGATTGACTGCAATGAGGGGACGCTAGAATGGGTTCCCTATGATGAAGTTTTGAGCAAGCCAACTTGGGAAGGTGATCACACCTTTGTTGAGTGGCTTTTAGAGGACAAACCCTTCTTTTCAGCCAAGTTTGTTTATGATGGGGACAAATTATTGGATACCCGAGTTGATTTTTATGAATAA
- a CDS encoding dihydroorotase yields the protein MLLIKNGRVMDPKSGLDQVCDVLVKDTKIVEIAPEIKADGAQVLDATGLVVAPGLVDIHVHFREPGQTHKEDIHTGALAAAAGGFTTVVMMANTNPTISDVETLQEVLQSAAKEKINVKTVATITKNFNGQDLTDFKALLEAGAVGFSDDGIPLESSKVLKEALETAKKLGTFVCLHEEDPGLNGVLGFNENIAKEHFRFCGATGVAEYAMIARDVMIAYATKAHVHIQHLSKEESVKVVEFAQGLGAQVTAEVAPQHFSKTETLLLTQGSNAKMNPPLRLESDRQAVIEGLKSGVITVIATDHAPHHADEKNVEDITKAPSGMTGLETSLSLGLTYLVEAGELSLMELLEKMTVNPAKLYDFEAGYLAENGPADITIFDDKADRLIGPNFASKAANSPFIGETLKGQVKYTICKGEIVYQG from the coding sequence ATGTTATTAATTAAAAATGGTCGTGTGATGGATCCTAAGTCTGGTTTGGATCAAGTATGTGATGTCTTGGTTAAAGACACAAAAATTGTTGAAATTGCTCCAGAAATCAAGGCAGACGGAGCGCAAGTCCTAGATGCGACTGGTCTAGTAGTAGCGCCTGGTTTAGTGGACATTCATGTTCACTTCCGTGAGCCTGGTCAAACCCACAAGGAGGATATTCATACCGGTGCACTAGCGGCAGCGGCAGGTGGTTTCACAACGGTTGTCATGATGGCTAATACGAACCCTACCATCTCGGATGTAGAGACCTTGCAAGAAGTTCTCCAGTCTGCTGCCAAGGAAAAGATTAACGTCAAAACGGTTGCGACTATTACCAAGAACTTTAATGGCCAAGACTTGACTGACTTTAAGGCACTTTTAGAAGCTGGAGCCGTTGGATTTTCAGATGATGGAATTCCGCTTGAAAGTAGCAAGGTTCTCAAAGAAGCCTTGGAAACTGCTAAAAAACTTGGCACTTTTGTCTGCCTTCATGAGGAAGACCCTGGTTTGAATGGTGTTCTTGGTTTCAATGAAAATATCGCCAAAGAACATTTCCGTTTTTGCGGAGCGACAGGGGTAGCAGAATACGCCATGATTGCGCGTGATGTCATGATTGCCTATGCAACCAAGGCCCATGTTCACATCCAGCATTTGTCTAAGGAAGAAAGTGTTAAAGTAGTAGAATTTGCTCAGGGACTGGGGGCTCAAGTCACAGCAGAAGTGGCACCGCAACATTTCTCTAAGACAGAAACCCTCCTCTTGACTCAAGGAAGCAATGCTAAAATGAATCCTCCGCTACGTCTAGAGTCAGATCGTCAAGCCGTTATCGAAGGCCTCAAGTCAGGTGTCATCACTGTGATTGCGACAGACCACGCGCCTCACCATGCAGATGAAAAAAATGTAGAAGATATCACCAAAGCGCCATCTGGTATGACAGGTTTGGAAACCTCTCTTTCTCTTGGTTTGACTTATTTGGTGGAAGCTGGTGAGCTAAGCTTGATGGAATTACTAGAAAAAATGACTGTCAATCCAGCTAAACTGTATGATTTTGAAGCAGGCTACTTGGCTGAAAATGGTCCAGCGGATATCACCATCTTTGATGACAAGGCTGATCGTCTTATCGGACCAAACTTTGCTTCTAAAGCTGCCAATTCGCCATTTATCGGTGAAACTCTTAAGGGACAGGTTAAGTACACTATCTGTAAAGGCGAAATCGTCTATCAGGGTTAA
- a CDS encoding MATE family efflux transporter, with amino-acid sequence MYQTHQFKDKFVLFLKIFFPILIYQFANYSASFVDTTMTGQYNTMDLAGVSTATSLWNPFFTFLTGIVSAMVPIIGHHLGRGKKEEVASDFYQFIYLAFGLSLVLLGMVLFLAPPVLNHIGLEAQVATVAVSYLWYLSIGIIPLLLFSVIRSLLDSLGLTKLSMYLMLILLPLNCGFNYLLIYGAFGFPELGGAGAGLGTSLAYWCLLGISIIILIKQKNLKEFHLERRAPLKLERIIEGIRLGLPIGGTVFAEVIIFSVVGLIMAKFSSMIIASHQSAMNFSTLMYAFPMSISSAMAIVVSYEVGAKRFDDAKTYIKLGRCIALIFAGFTLSFLYILRDVVASLYGNNPDFIDLTSTFLTYSLFFQLADTVAAPLQGILRGYKDTVVPFYLGVIAYWAVSIPLGLFLDHVTTLGAYSYWIGLIASLVVSAILYQWRLQKIMKRFEVSNVKLTL; translated from the coding sequence ATGTACCAAACCCATCAATTTAAAGATAAGTTTGTCTTATTTCTTAAGATATTTTTCCCTATCCTGATTTATCAGTTTGCCAATTATTCTGCCTCTTTTGTCGATACAACCATGACGGGGCAGTACAATACCATGGACTTGGCTGGTGTTTCAACTGCAACGAGTCTCTGGAATCCTTTCTTTACCTTTTTAACAGGGATTGTTTCGGCCATGGTTCCCATCATCGGCCATCATCTAGGAAGAGGCAAAAAGGAAGAAGTAGCATCTGACTTTTACCAATTCATCTATTTAGCTTTCGGGCTATCTTTGGTTTTGCTTGGCATGGTGCTTTTTCTAGCGCCTCCAGTCTTAAACCATATCGGACTAGAAGCCCAAGTGGCGACAGTTGCGGTTTCTTATCTTTGGTACCTTTCTATCGGGATTATTCCCTTGTTGCTCTTTAGTGTTATCCGATCGCTACTTGATTCTCTCGGTTTGACCAAACTATCCATGTATCTCATGCTCATTTTATTGCCTTTAAATTGTGGGTTTAATTATTTATTAATCTACGGAGCTTTTGGGTTTCCAGAGTTAGGTGGAGCAGGAGCAGGGCTGGGAACCTCACTTGCCTATTGGTGCCTACTAGGAATTTCTATTATCATCTTGATTAAGCAGAAAAATCTAAAAGAATTTCATTTAGAACGACGCGCCCCTCTGAAATTAGAGAGAATTATAGAGGGAATTCGCTTGGGATTACCAATTGGTGGAACTGTTTTTGCTGAAGTCATCATTTTTTCAGTCGTTGGTTTGATTATGGCTAAGTTTTCGTCTATGATTATTGCCAGCCACCAGTCAGCCATGAACTTTTCGACGCTCATGTATGCTTTTCCCATGAGTATTTCTTCTGCCATGGCCATCGTTGTTTCTTATGAGGTGGGGGCTAAGCGTTTTGATGATGCCAAGACCTATATCAAACTTGGACGTTGTATAGCACTGATATTTGCAGGCTTTACATTGAGCTTTCTCTATATTTTGAGAGATGTCGTAGCCAGTTTATATGGAAATAATCCTGATTTCATTGATCTAACATCTACCTTCCTAACTTATAGTCTTTTTTTCCAGTTAGCTGACACCGTTGCAGCTCCTTTACAAGGAATACTGAGAGGCTATAAGGATACGGTTGTTCCCTTCTATCTAGGAGTAATTGCTTACTGGGCTGTGTCCATTCCATTAGGCTTATTCTTAGATCATGTGACAACTTTGGGAGCCTATTCTTACTGGATTGGTCTAATAGCGAGTTTGGTCGTTAGTGCTATCCTCTATCAATGGCGTTTGCAAAAAATTATGAAAAGATTTGAAGTTTCCAATGTCAAATTAACTTTGTGA
- a CDS encoding thiamine pyrophosphate-dependent dehydrogenase E1 component subunit alpha translates to MSTLDRNLLLEMFRKMEEIRRMDLKIAQLVKKGKVPGMTHFSVGEEAANVGAMLALNEDDLITSNHRGHGQAIAKGIDLNGMMAEILGKYTGTCKGKGGSMHIADLDAGNLGANGIVGGGMGIAVGAALSQQMQHTGKIVVCFFGDGATNEGVFHEAVNMASIWNLPVIFYCINNGYGISADIKKMTNVEHIHHRSAAYGIPGMFIEDGNNVIDVYEGFKKAVDHVRGGNGPVLIESVTYRWLGHSSSDPGKYRTREEVELWKQKDPIENLRNYLVENNIASAQELEEIQAQVKEAVEASVKFAEESPFPPLESAFEDIYAD, encoded by the coding sequence ATGTCAACTTTAGATAGAAATCTCTTGCTAGAGATGTTCCGTAAGATGGAAGAAATCCGTCGAATGGACTTAAAAATTGCACAATTAGTAAAAAAAGGGAAAGTTCCTGGTATGACTCACTTTTCGGTTGGTGAGGAAGCAGCAAACGTTGGTGCTATGCTCGCTTTGAATGAAGATGACTTGATTACTTCCAACCACCGTGGACACGGGCAAGCTATCGCCAAAGGGATTGACCTCAATGGAATGATGGCAGAAATCCTTGGTAAGTACACTGGAACCTGTAAAGGAAAAGGTGGTTCCATGCATATTGCTGACCTTGATGCTGGTAACCTTGGAGCTAACGGTATCGTAGGTGGCGGTATGGGGATTGCTGTCGGTGCAGCCCTTAGCCAGCAAATGCAACATACTGGTAAAATCGTTGTTTGCTTCTTTGGAGATGGTGCGACCAACGAAGGTGTTTTCCACGAAGCAGTAAATATGGCTTCTATCTGGAACCTGCCAGTCATTTTCTACTGTATTAACAACGGTTATGGGATCTCTGCGGATATCAAGAAAATGACCAATGTAGAACATATTCATCACCGTAGTGCTGCATATGGAATCCCTGGAATGTTTATCGAAGATGGAAACAATGTGATTGACGTCTATGAGGGGTTTAAGAAAGCTGTGGACCATGTTCGCGGAGGAAATGGTCCAGTCTTGATCGAAAGTGTAACCTATCGCTGGCTTGGTCACTCATCATCTGACCCTGGTAAATATCGTACGCGTGAAGAAGTGGAATTGTGGAAACAAAAAGATCCAATCGAAAACCTTCGTAACTACCTTGTTGAAAATAACATTGCAAGTGCTCAAGAATTGGAAGAAATCCAAGCACAAGTCAAGGAAGCAGTAGAAGCCTCTGTTAAATTTGCAGAAGAAAGCCCATTCCCACCACTAGAATCCGCATTTGAAGATATTTACGCAGACTAA
- a CDS encoding alpha-ketoacid dehydrogenase subunit beta, with the protein METKTMSFRDTIILAMSEEMRRDENVLLMGEDVGVFGGDFGTSVGMLEEFGPERVRDCPISEAAISGAAAGAAMTGLRPIVDMTFMDFSVIAMDNIVNQAAKTRYMFGGKGQVPMTVRCAAGNGVGSAAQHSQSLESWFTHIPGLKVVAPGTPADMKGLLKSSIRDNNPVIILEYKSEFNQKGEVPVDPDYTIPLGVGEIKREGTDVTVVTYGKMLRRVVQAAEELAEEGISVEIVDPRTLVPLDKDIIINSVKKTGKVVLVNDAHKTSGYIGEISAIISESEAFDYLDAPIRRCAGEDVPMPYAQNLENAMIPTVESIKDAIRKTYNKE; encoded by the coding sequence ATGGAAACAAAAACAATGTCGTTCCGTGACACCATTATCCTTGCTATGTCTGAGGAAATGCGTCGCGATGAAAATGTACTCTTGATGGGAGAAGACGTCGGTGTCTTCGGAGGAGACTTCGGAACTTCTGTCGGAATGCTTGAAGAATTTGGTCCAGAACGTGTCCGTGACTGTCCGATTTCTGAAGCTGCCATCTCGGGAGCAGCAGCAGGAGCAGCTATGACAGGACTTCGCCCAATCGTTGATATGACCTTTATGGATTTCTCAGTCATTGCCATGGACAATATCGTCAACCAAGCTGCTAAAACACGTTATATGTTTGGTGGTAAAGGTCAGGTTCCAATGACAGTTCGATGTGCAGCTGGTAACGGAGTTGGTTCTGCGGCACAGCACTCGCAATCCTTAGAGTCTTGGTTCACTCACATTCCTGGACTTAAGGTTGTAGCACCAGGTACACCTGCTGACATGAAAGGATTACTTAAGTCTTCTATCCGTGATAATAACCCTGTTATCATTCTTGAGTACAAGTCAGAATTTAACCAAAAAGGGGAAGTGCCAGTTGATCCAGACTACACAATCCCACTTGGAGTTGGCGAAATTAAACGCGAAGGAACGGATGTAACAGTTGTTACTTACGGTAAAATGCTTCGCCGTGTGGTTCAAGCAGCTGAAGAATTGGCAGAAGAAGGAATTTCGGTTGAAATTGTGGACCCACGTACCCTTGTACCGCTTGATAAGGATATCATCATTAACTCAGTTAAGAAGACTGGAAAGGTCGTTCTGGTCAACGATGCCCACAAAACAAGTGGCTATATCGGCGAGATTTCAGCAATTATTTCAGAATCAGAAGCATTTGACTATCTAGATGCACCAATCCGCCGTTGTGCCGGAGAAGATGTGCCAATGCCTTACGCACAAAACCTAGAAAATGCTATGATTCCAACCGTTGAAAGCATCAAAGATGCAATCCGTAAGACTTATAACAAAGAATAA
- a CDS encoding dihydrolipoamide acetyltransferase: MADDKLRATPAARKLADDLGINLYDVSGSGANGRVHKEDVETYKDTNVVRISPLAKRIALEHNIAWQEIQGTGHRGKIMKKDVLALLPENIENDTIKSPAQIEKVEEVPDNITPYGEIERIPMTPMRKVIAQRMVESYLTAPTFTLNYDVDMSEMLTLRKKVLDPIMEATGKKITVTDLLSLAVVKTLMKHPYINASLTEDGKTIITHNYVNLAMAVGMDNGLMTPVVYNAEKMSLSELVVAFKDVIGRTLDGKLAPSELQNSTFTISNLGMFGVQSFGPIINQPNSAILGVSSTVEKPVVVNGEIVIRPIMSLGLTIDHRVVDGMAGAKFMKDLKALIENPISMLV, from the coding sequence ATGGCTGATGACAAGCTAAGAGCGACTCCTGCGGCTAGAAAGTTAGCGGATGATCTAGGGATCAACCTCTACGACGTTTCTGGCTCAGGTGCAAACGGTCGTGTCCACAAAGAAGACGTGGAAACTTATAAAGACACAAACGTGGTTCGCATTTCGCCACTTGCAAAACGAATTGCCCTCGAACACAATATTGCTTGGCAAGAGATTCAAGGAACTGGCCATCGTGGCAAGATTATGAAGAAGGACGTTTTGGCCTTGCTTCCTGAAAATATCGAAAACGACACCATCAAGTCTCCTGCTCAAATCGAAAAAGTGGAAGAAGTTCCAGACAATATCACTCCTTATGGTGAAATTGAGCGTATTCCAATGACACCAATGCGTAAGGTTATCGCCCAACGTATGGTTGAATCTTACCTAACTGCGCCAACCTTCACACTCAACTACGATGTCGATATGTCAGAAATGTTGACTCTTCGTAAAAAGGTTCTTGATCCGATTATGGAAGCAACTGGTAAGAAAATTACGGTTACAGACCTTCTTTCACTCGCAGTTGTTAAGACCTTAATGAAGCACCCTTACATCAACGCTTCATTGACCGAAGACGGCAAGACCATTATCACTCATAACTATGTCAACCTTGCGATGGCAGTTGGAATGGATAATGGATTGATGACACCTGTTGTTTACAATGCTGAGAAGATGAGCTTGTCAGAGTTGGTTGTAGCCTTCAAGGATGTCATTGGTCGTACATTGGATGGTAAATTGGCTCCAAGCGAACTGCAAAATTCAACATTCACAATCAGTAACTTGGGAATGTTTGGTGTTCAGTCCTTTGGTCCGATTATCAACCAACCAAACTCAGCAATCCTCGGGGTTAGCTCAACAGTTGAGAAACCTGTTGTTGTCAATGGTGAGATTGTCATTCGCCCAATCATGAGCCTTGGATTAACTATTGATCACCGTGTTGTAGATGGTATGGCTGGTGCTAAGTTTATGAAAGACTTGAAAGCATTGATTGAGAATCCAATCTCAATGTTGGTTTAA
- the lpdA gene encoding dihydrolipoyl dehydrogenase — translation MALEVIMPKAGVDMTEGQIVQWNKKVGEFVKEGEILLEIMTDKVSMELEAEEDGYLIAILKGDGETVPVTEVIGYLGEEGENIPTAGAAAPEASPAPAVSVSNDDGKSDDVFDIVVIGGGPAGYVAAIKAAQLGGKVALVEKSELGGTCLNRGCIPTKTYLHNAEIIENIGHAANRGIVIENPNFTVDMDKLLETKSKVVSTLVGGVAGLLRSYGVTVHKGVGTITKDKNVLVNGSELLETKKIILAGGSKVSKINVPGMESSLVMTSDDILEMNEVPESLVIIGGGVVGIELGQAFMTFGSKVTVIEMMDRIVPAMDAEVSKNLRLILERKGMTILTGTKLQEIIEENGQLRIKVEGKDDIIASKALLSIGRVPDLEGIGDVEFELDRGRIKVNEYMETSVPGIYAPGDINGTKMLAHAAFRMGEVAAENALKGNHVVAKLNLTPAAIYTLPEVAAVGLTEEQAREKYDVAIGKFNFAANGRAIASDAAQGFVKVIADKKYGEILGVHIIGPAAAELINEASSIIEMEITVEEMLKTIHGHPTYSEVMYEAFADVLGMAIHSPKKK, via the coding sequence ATGGCCTTAGAAGTAATTATGCCAAAAGCCGGCGTGGATATGACAGAAGGACAAATTGTCCAATGGAATAAGAAAGTCGGAGAATTTGTAAAAGAAGGAGAAATCCTTTTGGAAATCATGACTGACAAAGTCAGCATGGAATTGGAAGCCGAAGAAGATGGATACTTGATTGCCATCCTCAAAGGAGATGGTGAAACTGTTCCAGTAACTGAAGTTATCGGTTACCTTGGTGAAGAAGGTGAAAATATCCCAACAGCTGGAGCGGCAGCGCCAGAAGCTAGCCCAGCGCCTGCAGTTAGTGTCTCAAACGACGACGGTAAGAGCGATGATGTCTTTGATATCGTTGTGATTGGTGGAGGTCCTGCTGGATATGTGGCAGCCATTAAAGCTGCCCAACTCGGTGGGAAGGTAGCCCTTGTTGAAAAATCTGAACTCGGTGGAACCTGCTTGAACCGTGGATGTATCCCAACCAAGACCTACCTTCATAACGCTGAAATCATCGAAAACATCGGTCATGCAGCAAACCGTGGTATTGTCATCGAAAATCCCAACTTCACTGTTGATATGGACAAACTTTTAGAAACTAAATCTAAAGTTGTCAGTACCTTGGTAGGTGGTGTTGCGGGTCTTCTTCGTAGTTACGGAGTTACTGTTCATAAGGGTGTTGGTACGATTACTAAAGACAAGAATGTCTTGGTAAATGGTTCAGAATTGCTTGAAACCAAGAAAATCATCCTTGCTGGTGGTTCAAAGGTTAGCAAGATCAACGTTCCTGGTATGGAATCATCACTTGTAATGACCAGTGATGACATTCTTGAAATGAACGAAGTTCCAGAAAGCCTTGTTATCATCGGTGGTGGCGTTGTCGGTATCGAACTCGGTCAGGCCTTCATGACATTTGGTTCAAAAGTGACTGTTATCGAAATGATGGACCGTATCGTTCCAGCTATGGATGCGGAAGTTTCTAAGAACCTTCGCTTGATTCTTGAACGTAAAGGTATGACCATCTTGACAGGTACAAAATTGCAAGAAATCATCGAAGAAAATGGTCAACTTCGTATCAAGGTTGAAGGAAAAGACGATATCATAGCTAGCAAAGCTCTTCTTTCAATCGGTCGTGTACCAGATCTTGAAGGAATTGGCGATGTTGAGTTTGAATTGGATCGTGGACGTATCAAGGTCAACGAATACATGGAAACTTCTGTTCCTGGAATCTACGCACCAGGTGACATCAACGGTACTAAAATGTTGGCGCACGCAGCCTTCCGCATGGGTGAAGTTGCCGCTGAAAATGCGCTTAAAGGAAATCACGTTGTAGCGAAACTTAACTTGACTCCTGCAGCGATTTACACTCTTCCTGAAGTAGCAGCAGTAGGTCTAACAGAAGAACAAGCACGTGAGAAATACGATGTGGCCATCGGTAAATTCAATTTTGCTGCTAACGGCCGTGCCATTGCATCAGATGCAGCACAAGGTTTCGTAAAAGTCATTGCAGATAAGAAATACGGAGAAATTCTTGGTGTTCACATCATCGGTCCTGCAGCTGCAGAATTGATCAACGAAGCGTCAAGCATTATTGAAATGGAAATCACTGTTGAAGAAATGCTGAAGACTATCCACGGACACCCAACCTACTCTGAAGTGATGTACGAAGCATTTGCGGATGTACTAGGAATGGCCATCCATTCACCTAAGAAAAAATAA
- a CDS encoding lipoate--protein ligase — MKYIINHSNDTAFNIALEEYAFKHLLDEDQIFLLWINKPSIIVGRHQNTIEEINRDYVRENGIEVVRRISGGGAVYHDLNNLNYTIISKEDENRAFDFKSFSTPVINTLAQLGVKAEFTGRNDLEIDGKKFCGNAQAYINGRIMHHGCLLFDVDLSVLANALKVSKDKFESKGVKSVRARVTNIINELPEKITVEEFRDLLLEYMKKEYPEMSEYVFSEEELAEINHIKETKFGTWDWNYGKSPEFNVHRGTKFTSGKVEVFANVIESKIQDIKIYGDFFGIEDVAAVEDVLRGVKYEREDVLKALETIDITRYFAGISREEIAEAVVG; from the coding sequence ATGAAATATATTATCAATCATTCAAACGACACTGCCTTTAATATCGCCTTGGAAGAATATGCCTTTAAACATCTTTTGGATGAGGATCAAATCTTCCTACTTTGGATTAACAAGCCATCTATCATTGTTGGACGTCACCAGAACACTATCGAAGAAATCAACCGTGATTATGTTCGAGAAAATGGTATTGAGGTAGTCCGCCGTATCAGTGGTGGTGGAGCTGTTTATCACGATCTAAACAACCTCAACTACACGATCATCTCAAAAGAAGATGAAAACCGCGCCTTTGACTTTAAGAGTTTTTCAACTCCAGTCATCAATACCTTGGCTCAACTTGGTGTTAAAGCTGAGTTCACAGGCCGTAATGACCTTGAGATTGACGGTAAGAAATTCTGTGGAAATGCCCAGGCCTATATCAATGGGCGTATCATGCACCACGGTTGCTTGCTCTTTGACGTTGATTTGTCAGTCCTTGCTAACGCCCTCAAGGTTTCAAAAGATAAGTTTGAATCAAAAGGTGTGAAATCCGTCCGTGCTCGTGTAACCAATATTATCAATGAATTACCAGAAAAAATCACAGTTGAAGAATTCCGTGATTTGCTATTGGAATACATGAAAAAAGAGTATCCAGAGATGTCTGAATACGTTTTTTCTGAGGAAGAATTGGCTGAAATCAACCACATCAAGGAGACCAAGTTCGGTACTTGGGACTGGAACTACGGTAAATCACCTGAATTTAACGTCCATCGTGGTACAAAATTTACTAGTGGTAAGGTTGAGGTTTTTGCCAACGTCATTGAATCAAAAATCCAAGATATCAAGATATATGGTGACTTCTTTGGTATCGAAGATGTTGCAGCTGTAGAAGATGTCCTTCGTGGCGTGAAATATGAACGCGAAGATGTCCTTAAAGCTCTAGAAACTATTGATATTACACGCTACTTTGCTGGTATTAGCCGTGAAGAAATCGCTGAAGCGGTAGTGGGATAA
- the xerS gene encoding tyrosine recombinase XerS: MKREILLERIDKLKQIMPWYVLEYYQSKLAVPYSFTTLYEYLKEYDRFFSWVLESDISNADKISDIPLSVLENMSKKDMESFILYLRERPLLNANTTKQGVSQTTINRTLSALSSLYKYLTEEVENDQGEPYFYRNVMKKVSTKKKKETLAARAENIKQKLFLGDETEGFLTYIDQVYPQQLSNRALSSFNRNKERDLAIIALLLASGVRLSEAVNLDLRDLNLKMMVIDVTRKGGKRDSVNVAAFAKPYLENYLAIRNQRYKTEKTDTALFLTLYRGVPNRIDASSVEKMVAKYSEDFKVRVTPHKLRHTLATRLYDATKSQVLVSHQLGHASTQVTDLYTHIVNDEQKNALDSL, encoded by the coding sequence ATGAAACGTGAGATTTTACTGGAACGAATCGACAAACTAAAACAAATCATGCCTTGGTATGTTCTGGAATACTACCAATCTAAGCTTGCTGTCCCCTATAGTTTTACAACCTTGTACGAATACCTGAAGGAATACGATCGATTTTTTAGCTGGGTTTTGGAATCTGATATTTCAAACGCTGATAAAATTTCTGACATTCCTTTATCGGTTTTAGAAAATATGTCTAAAAAAGACATGGAATCCTTTATCCTATATCTACGAGAACGACCTTTGCTGAATGCTAATACAACCAAACAAGGTGTTTCACAGACAACTATCAATCGGACCTTATCAGCTCTTTCCAGTCTTTACAAGTATCTAACTGAGGAAGTTGAAAACGACCAAGGGGAGCCTTATTTCTATCGTAATGTAATGAAGAAAGTTTCAACTAAGAAAAAGAAAGAAACACTTGCTGCCAGAGCTGAAAACATCAAGCAAAAACTCTTTCTGGGTGATGAAACAGAGGGTTTTCTAACTTATATCGACCAAGTGTACCCACAACAACTCTCAAATCGCGCTCTCTCGTCATTCAATAGAAATAAGGAACGTGATTTAGCCATTATTGCCCTTCTCTTGGCATCTGGTGTCCGATTATCTGAAGCTGTTAATCTGGATCTAAGAGACCTTAATCTCAAAATGATGGTTATTGATGTCACTCGAAAAGGTGGCAAACGTGACTCGGTCAATGTCGCTGCCTTTGCTAAGCCTTACCTAGAGAATTATCTCGCCATTCGAAATCAACGATATAAGACTGAAAAGACGGATACAGCACTCTTTCTGACACTCTACCGAGGTGTTCCGAACCGTATTGATGCTTCCAGCGTTGAGAAAATGGTTGCTAAGTACTCTGAGGATTTCAAAGTGCGTGTAACTCCCCATAAACTACGGCATACCCTAGCAACTAGGCTCTATGATGCGACTAAATCGCAAGTTTTAGTCAGTCACCAGCTAGGACACGCCAGTACACAAGTCACTGACCTCTATACCCATATCGTCAATGATGAACAAAAGAATGCTCTAGATAGTTTGTAG
- a CDS encoding MepB family protein gives MKIRDVLYNFYGDFDFIEEKYNEKYEGILIKIKEEQEYKRCCWAKKTPKKEGYFTVFWKKDQNNKNIPYTNEDLGNELIIVIIDNDKRGLFIIPNEVAIRKNILSTKDSNGKMSMRFYPPWCSNLNTTARATQKWQLQYFREIEI, from the coding sequence ATGAAAATACGCGATGTTCTATATAATTTTTATGGCGATTTTGATTTCATTGAAGAAAAATACAATGAAAAATACGAAGGTATTCTTATCAAGATAAAGGAAGAGCAAGAATATAAAAGATGCTGCTGGGCAAAAAAAACACCGAAAAAAGAAGGATATTTTACCGTTTTCTGGAAAAAAGACCAAAACAACAAGAACATTCCTTATACCAATGAGGACTTAGGGAATGAACTTATAATCGTTATCATTGATAATGATAAGAGGGGACTATTCATTATTCCAAACGAGGTGGCTATTCGTAAAAACATTCTGTCGACAAAAGATAGCAATGGAAAAATGTCTATGCGATTTTATCCTCCTTGGTGCTCAAATTTAAATACAACAGCTCGAGCAACACAAAAATGGCAATTGCAATATTTTAGAGAAATTGAAATATAA